TCGTCCGCCACCCGGCCCTCCAGAATGAGGCGGCGCAGGGTGCCGTAGGTGGAGACATTGTTGAATCCGTGGTCATGCACGCCGACATGGCTCACATGCGAGGCCATGCGCTCCAGCGTGCCCCGGACACCCGCATCCAGGCAGTCCGTGTCGCCCGTGGCGTCAAAAACCAGCAGGGGCATGCCGAAGAGGAACCCCTGGGTCCATTCGGTCCAGCCCCGTGCGGTGTAGCGGCCCCGGCGCGTGAAAACGGGCGCGCCCGCGCCGTCCAGGCCGTTGTGCCACTTGCGGGCCAGTCTCAGTGTTTTTGCCTGGGCAATTCCCAGAAAGCGGTCCAGCGGGGATTGCAGTGATTTGGCCGTGATGCGCTGGTCAATCTTCATGCCCTCTCCCATGCCGCCGGGTTGAAAAACGGCGGACTTGTTGCAGGGCATGGTATGCGATACGACCGGTCCGGCTCAAATTGAACCGGGCGTCGACCGGCGAGGGCGCCGGTCCCACACCGACCGGCGAGGGCGCCGGTCCCACACGCCGGTCCCACACACCGGTCGAGAGTGTGGGGCAGCCGCCCCCGGCTGTCGAGAAGTAAATGAATGGTCTGTCCGGCGTTGTGGAGTGTAGTCACANNNNNNNNNNTACCTATCCCTATGAACAGAAAAGACCGGAATCCAGATGATGCAACCCAAGATGTTTAAGGACTGGATTCCGGTGTTTTTCGCGCATGGGGACGCATCCTCCGCGTTCCGGTTGTGAGGCGCGAAAAAACCGGAATGACAGGGCGGGGCAATGCTTTGTGCATTACCGGGGAAATGACAGCAACCATGAAGCGTTTGCCCTTGGGCGTAGGGGATGGCCTGCGGCGGCGCCTAGTCCTTGGGCTTCATGCTTTCGCGGGCGTTCTTTTGGAACTCCACGCACTCGGGGTACGTTTTGTTGTCGGCCTCGCGCTCGAATTCCTCGAGGAGGCGCCGCTGCTGGCGGGAGAGTGTGGCGGGTATCTCGACCTTGAAGACGATGATTTGGTCGCCCTGGCGGTAACCCCGCACATCGGGCATGCCCTTGCCGCGCAGGCGCGCCTGGGCGCCCGTCTTGGTGCCCGCGGGCACTTTCACCGACTCCATGCCGAAGAGGGTGGGCACCTCGACGGCGGCCCCCAGTGCGGCCTGGGTCATGGTCACGGGCACCTCGCAGACGATGGTGGTGCCCTCGCGCTGGAAGAGGGGGTGCGGGTCTATCTGGATGACAAAATACAGGTCGCCGCGCGGGCCGCCCTGCCGTCCGGCCTCGCCCTCGCCGGGCACGCGCAGGCGCTGCTCATTGTCCACGCCGGGGGGCACGTCCACCTGGAGTTCGCGGCGGTTCTTGGTCTGTCCGGTGCCCGAGCAGGACCGGCAGGGGTTGACGATGACCTTGCCGCGCCCGCTGCAGACGGGACAGGTCCGGCTGACGCTGAAGATGCCGTGGGCCGCGCGCACCTGCCCGGAGCCGCCGCACTGGCGGCAGGTCTCCGCCTGGGAGCCCTTTGCCGCGCCCATGCCCTGGCAGTCGGGGCAGGACTCGTTTCTGTTGAAGCTGATCTTCTTCTTTGTGCCGTGCGCGGCCTCGGACAGGGTGACCCGCAAACGGTATTCAAGGTCCGCGCCGGCCTGCGCACCGCCCGGTCCGCCGCCACGTTTCCGGCCCTGGCCGAAGAGCATGTCAAAAAGGTCGTCAAAGGGCGCGTCGAAGCCTCCCTGACCGCCCCCGCCGAAGCCGCCAAAGCCGCCGCCGAAGCCGCCGCCGAAGGGCTGTCCGTCGGTGGAGCCGAACTGGTCATACTGGGCGCGCTTTTCCGGATTCTTGAGCACGTCGTAGGCGGCGTTGATTTCCTTGAGCTTCTCCTCCGACTCCTTGTTGCCGCCCGTCTTGTCCGGATGGTGCTTGTGGGCCAGCTTCAGATAGGCCTTCCGGATTTCATCCTGGGTGGCCGTTTTTGGCACCCCCAGCAGTTCGTATAAATCCCTTGTCCTCGCCATGCTCACACTTCCATAGTCCCGTCAACAGGGCCGCCGCGGCGCCCGTTGGGGGGGCGCCGCGGCATACCGCCTTCACTTTCAGTTGTTCTTTGTCTCGTCGTCGTCCATCACGGTG
This portion of the Candidatus Hydrogenedentota bacterium genome encodes:
- the dnaJ gene encoding molecular chaperone DnaJ, with translation MARTRDLYELLGVPKTATQDEIRKAYLKLAHKHHPDKTGGNKESEEKLKEINAAYDVLKNPEKRAQYDQFGSTDGQPFGGGFGGGFGGFGGGGQGGFDAPFDDLFDMLFGQGRKRGGGPGGAQAGADLEYRLRVTLSEAAHGTKKKISFNRNESCPDCQGMGAAKGSQAETCRQCGGSGQVRAAHGIFSVSRTCPVCSGRGKVIVNPCRSCSGTGQTKNRRELQVDVPPGVDNEQRLRVPGEGEAGRQGGPRGDLYFVIQIDPHPLFQREGTTIVCEVPVTMTQAALGAAVEVPTLFGMESVKVPAGTKTGAQARLRGKGMPDVRGYRQGDQIIVFKVEIPATLSRQQRRLLEEFEREADNKTYPECVEFQKNARESMKPKD